In Alkalihalobacterium alkalinitrilicum, a genomic segment contains:
- a CDS encoding type II toxin-antitoxin system VapC family toxin → MPILPGNLLLSEQCVTNIMQASVYVDACFILAYLDEDDERTDKVANFIDNWSNNQIKMGISSHIFAEVVGVLLINKVERSLAIYTDHTDDIELYGLSKLSEEDQRDILSVEAAKNLYEIKESIKQKNNNEGEEHKVTARDILKVGKRHEKRKELLEIFYGYSLQMFEEFIYNMQEHFSIEVEILSTDYSTIETASQYIRLHKLESYDAIHLTMAKKNSYDYFVTLDKDFIQDFTEFDQNFLTNVIYVA, encoded by the coding sequence TGTGTTACTAATATCATGCAAGCATCTGTTTACGTAGATGCTTGTTTTATTTTGGCTTATTTAGATGAAGATGATGAACGTACAGACAAAGTTGCGAATTTTATAGATAATTGGAGCAATAACCAAATAAAAATGGGAATTAGCTCCCATATTTTTGCGGAAGTTGTAGGCGTTCTTCTTATTAATAAGGTAGAAAGGTCGTTAGCTATCTATACTGATCACACAGATGACATTGAATTATATGGCCTATCTAAACTAAGTGAAGAAGATCAGAGGGATATTCTATCAGTAGAGGCAGCTAAAAATTTATATGAAATTAAAGAATCTATTAAACAAAAAAATAATAATGAAGGTGAAGAACATAAAGTTACCGCTAGAGATATTCTTAAAGTAGGGAAGCGCCATGAAAAGAGGAAGGAACTTTTAGAAATTTTTTATGGGTACTCGCTACAAATGTTTGAAGAATTTATTTATAACATGCAGGAACACTTTAGTATAGAAGTGGAAATTCTTTCTACAGATTACAGTACAATAGAAACTGCATCTCAATATATTAGATTACATAAACTTGAAAGCTATGATGCGATCCATTTAACAATGGCCAAAAAAAATTCTTATGATTACTTTGTTACTCTTGATAAAGATTTTATACAAGACTTTACCGAGTTTGATCAAAATTTTTTAACTAATGTTATATATGTTGCATAA
- a CDS encoding IS3 family transposase (programmed frameshift), producing MPKGKRYDEEFKKDTVKYVLENHKSVAQVAREMDLNENTLYNWVKKYSHQPEIKAAQTFATPDAEVKDLQKQLRDLKEENEILKKGDALLREKPSVKYEFIHKKRSQFRVEKMCTVLGVSKSGYFKWLSRPKSDCQNKHEKLKKLILRTHIEFKQRYGSVKITKTLKKRGVKVSERTVSRIMTANNWKSCTVKKYKATTNSKHKHPVSENILNRKFQVDQPNRFWVTDITYISTNEGWLYLASVMDLYSRKIVGWAMDKTMTKELVINALKMAYKRQRPKPGLIHHSDRGAQYASSEYQKLLNKYKMVGSMSRKGNCYDNACIESFHGILKRELVYQTKFRTRSKARKSILEYVEFFYNSKRIHSTLDYHTPIEFEKKYHLIAA from the exons ATGCCAAAAGGTAAACGTTATGATGAAGAATTCAAGAAAGACACAGTAAAGTATGTGTTAGAAAACCATAAGTCTGTTGCTCAAGTAGCTAGAGAAATGGATCTTAATGAAAACACTTTGTATAACTGGGTGAAAAAATATAGCCACCAACCAGAAATAAAAGCTGCACAAACCTTCGCCACACCAGATGCTGAGGTAAAAGACTTACAAAAGCAACTGCGTGATCTAAAAGAAGAGAATGAAATCTTAAAAAAGG GCGATGCACTACTTCGCGAAAAGCCCTCGGTAAAGTATGAATTTATTCATAAGAAACGCTCCCAGTTCCGAGTGGAGAAGATGTGCACAGTTTTGGGAGTTTCTAAGAGTGGCTATTTTAAATGGTTAAGTCGCCCTAAAAGTGACTGTCAGAACAAGCATGAAAAACTAAAGAAATTGATTTTACGTACGCACATTGAATTCAAACAAAGGTATGGCAGTGTCAAAATTACTAAAACGCTAAAGAAGCGTGGTGTGAAAGTCAGTGAACGAACGGTATCCAGAATTATGACCGCAAATAACTGGAAATCCTGCACGGTTAAAAAATATAAAGCGACAACCAACTCAAAACACAAACATCCAGTCAGTGAAAATATACTTAATCGTAAGTTCCAAGTAGATCAGCCTAACCGATTCTGGGTAACTGATATCACTTATATTTCAACCAACGAGGGCTGGTTGTATTTGGCGAGCGTTATGGATCTATATTCTCGTAAGATTGTTGGTTGGGCAATGGATAAAACAATGACGAAAGAGTTAGTTATCAATGCTTTAAAAATGGCTTATAAACGCCAAAGACCCAAACCAGGACTGATTCATCATTCAGATCGTGGTGCTCAGTATGCTTCAAGTGAATATCAAAAACTATTAAACAAGTACAAAATGGTCGGCAGTATGAGTCGTAAAGGTAACTGTTACGATAATGCTTGCATCGAATCTTTTCATGGAATTCTTAAGAGAGAGTTAGTCTATCAAACAAAGTTCAGAACTAGATCCAAAGCAAGAAAATCCATCTTAGAATACGTTGAGTTTTTCTATAATTCAAAACGAATTCATTCTACACTTGATTATCACACACCAATTGAATTCGAGAAAAAGTATCATTTAATAGCAGCATAG
- a CDS encoding IS3 family transposase, whose translation MAFELKEDGFRLKDILLIVGIPEATYHYHVGNFDREDSDSEFKKIITELFKKFHERYGYKRITKELKKLGHSINHKKVYRIMRELGLKCVKFMRKSRKYNSYKGKVGRIAKNRLSRRFSTPIPLQKLVTDITEFKCLDEEKLYLNPILDLYNGEIIAFEIKKRPTLDLVMEPLKETIEIINNHATYRTTIHSDQGWHYQHSQWVRTLKENKVFQSMSRKATCADNASMENFFGILKQEMYYGEELVNYEELKRRIEEYIYWYNHVRSKGKLAGLSPVEYRTQPSQSAA comes from the coding sequence GTGGCATTCGAACTCAAAGAAGATGGATTCCGATTAAAAGATATTCTCCTTATCGTGGGAATTCCAGAAGCAACCTACCACTATCATGTCGGGAACTTTGACAGAGAAGATTCGGACTCAGAATTTAAAAAAATCATTACGGAACTATTTAAAAAGTTTCATGAACGTTATGGTTATAAACGGATCACGAAAGAATTAAAGAAGTTAGGACATTCTATAAACCATAAAAAAGTGTATCGTATAATGCGTGAATTGGGGTTAAAGTGTGTGAAATTTATGAGGAAATCTCGTAAATACAATTCTTATAAGGGGAAGGTTGGAAGAATAGCGAAAAACAGATTATCCCGCCGCTTTAGCACACCTATCCCTCTACAAAAATTAGTAACCGACATTACAGAATTCAAATGTCTAGACGAAGAGAAGTTATATTTAAATCCGATTCTTGACCTTTATAACGGGGAAATTATTGCTTTTGAAATCAAGAAACGTCCCACGTTAGACCTTGTCATGGAGCCTTTAAAAGAAACAATAGAGATAATAAATAATCATGCAACTTATCGCACCACCATCCATTCCGATCAAGGCTGGCATTACCAGCACAGTCAATGGGTGAGGACATTAAAAGAAAATAAAGTATTCCAAAGCATGTCACGTAAAGCAACCTGCGCAGACAATGCTTCGATGGAGAATTTCTTTGGTATTTTAAAGCAAGAAATGTATTATGGGGAAGAATTAGTAAACTATGAAGAATTAAAAAGACGGATTGAAGAATATATCTACTGGTACAACCATGTACGATCAAAAGGAAAATTGGCTGGTTTAAGTCCAGTAGAATACCGAACTCAACCCAGCCAATCAGCTGCATAA
- a CDS encoding helix-turn-helix domain-containing protein, whose translation MAKYSEAFKIKLVTEYLNGNLGYKSLAKKYNMPSQTPIQDWVRAYKIKGIEGLKRRKMKGAYSVQFKMDTIQFMVETGASFQETAEQFRLNNPSLIHRWMKTFNEQGIEGLKPRLKGRSSMSKNTNKPMKKEEKKLTREEELERENELLRLENAYLKKLKAFRENQNAFHEKHKQRWHSNSKKMDSD comes from the coding sequence ATGGCCAAATATAGTGAAGCATTTAAAATAAAGCTTGTTACCGAGTATTTAAATGGAAATCTTGGATATAAGTCACTAGCGAAAAAATACAATATGCCCTCTCAAACACCAATACAAGATTGGGTAAGAGCCTATAAAATAAAAGGGATAGAGGGATTAAAGCGAAGAAAAATGAAAGGTGCCTACTCTGTTCAATTTAAAATGGATACGATACAATTTATGGTAGAGACAGGTGCTTCTTTTCAGGAAACTGCTGAACAATTTCGATTGAATAATCCTTCATTAATTCACCGTTGGATGAAAACATTTAATGAACAAGGGATAGAAGGCCTAAAACCAAGATTAAAGGGGCGATCTTCTATGTCTAAAAACACCAATAAACCAATGAAAAAAGAAGAGAAGAAGTTAACACGCGAAGAAGAACTGGAACGCGAGAATGAATTATTGCGACTAGAAAATGCTTACCTAAAAAAGTTGAAAGCTTTTCGAGAGAATCAGAATGCCTTCCACGAAAAGCACAAGCAAAGGTGGCATTCGAACTCAAAGAAGATGGATTCCGATTAA
- a CDS encoding spore coat protein — MNSPQHLAWHETLDMHELVAFQSIGLLKLKKAFPEITDPALKQLYTQAIKGISDNIRELLQFYPLAPRQEQDDENNRNHNIPFYAGDLLALFKTGVRNYAIAITETATPALRNVLKEHLNRGIDMHAKVFNYMYERSYYPSYNLDQLLQNDVELANKALNKTF; from the coding sequence ATTAACTCACCGCAACATCTTGCATGGCACGAAACTTTAGATATGCATGAATTAGTTGCCTTTCAATCTATAGGATTATTGAAGTTAAAAAAAGCATTTCCTGAAATTACTGATCCTGCTTTAAAACAACTCTATACCCAAGCTATAAAGGGTATAAGTGATAATATTCGTGAACTTTTACAGTTCTACCCATTAGCACCAAGACAAGAGCAAGATGATGAAAATAACCGAAACCATAACATCCCATTCTATGCTGGGGATTTGTTAGCTCTTTTTAAAACAGGTGTAAGAAACTATGCCATTGCAATTACTGAAACAGCGACTCCAGCTCTTCGAAATGTTTTAAAGGAACACTTAAATCGTGGTATAGATATGCACGCTAAAGTTTTTAATTATATGTATGAAAGAAGTTATTATCCTTCCTATAACTTGGATCAGTTGCTACAAAATGACGTAGAGCTTGCAAATAAAGCATTAAATAAAACATTTTAA
- a CDS encoding IS1380 family transposase has translation MATLPQLTLDFNRKIKLSNDGGELSSDTGEFLFREFDEKIGFSKTLAEHLNLKDNRRYYIHSNENLIRQKIYQIIAGYTDDDAADQLTKDPVFTQIIGTDALASQPSLSRFFRRFDSQSIEELNRANQELIDKVHQFRESKVLIIDLDSTHSDTYGDQEAAAFNTHYGTVGFHPLVAFDGVTGDFLKAKLRPGNVYTSNGVVDFIQPLIDHYNEKFPETTPFLRGDSGFAVPALYELCEKESVYYVIRLKSNANLQRIADELHPSSVISDVSKAEIYYEETIYQAKSWSKPRKVIVKSVRPAGELLFTHSFFVTNLVDSFSPKAIVLSYQKRGTMENYIKEAKNGFGFDKMNSHSYQVNEVKMMLSLLAYNLTNWLRTLCFPEEQKTMQIDTIRTRIIKVASKLVKSGRSLYFKLASSFVYQEFFWKVLQRVQKLKFN, from the coding sequence ATGGCTACTTTACCGCAATTAACACTTGATTTCAATCGTAAAATTAAATTATCTAATGACGGAGGAGAACTCTCGTCTGATACTGGTGAGTTCCTCTTTAGGGAATTTGATGAAAAGATTGGTTTCTCTAAAACATTGGCTGAACATTTAAACCTGAAAGACAATAGACGTTACTATATTCATTCGAATGAAAACTTAATTCGTCAAAAGATTTATCAAATCATTGCTGGTTATACCGACGATGATGCAGCTGATCAATTGACGAAAGACCCTGTATTTACTCAAATTATTGGTACAGATGCGTTAGCTTCTCAGCCGAGCTTATCTCGTTTCTTTAGACGGTTTGATAGCCAATCTATTGAAGAATTGAATCGAGCCAACCAAGAGCTTATTGACAAAGTGCATCAATTTAGAGAGTCAAAGGTACTTATTATTGATTTAGATTCTACGCATTCCGATACCTACGGAGACCAAGAAGCTGCGGCTTTCAATACTCATTATGGTACCGTTGGTTTTCATCCATTAGTTGCCTTTGACGGAGTAACAGGTGATTTCCTTAAAGCAAAGCTACGACCTGGAAACGTGTATACTTCAAATGGTGTCGTCGATTTTATTCAACCACTCATTGATCATTACAACGAAAAGTTCCCAGAGACAACACCTTTTCTTCGTGGTGATAGTGGGTTTGCGGTCCCAGCTTTGTATGAATTGTGCGAAAAAGAAAGCGTCTATTACGTGATTCGGCTGAAATCAAATGCGAATTTACAACGAATTGCGGATGAACTCCATCCTTCGTCTGTCATTTCCGATGTTTCAAAGGCGGAAATTTATTACGAAGAAACCATCTATCAAGCAAAATCTTGGTCGAAGCCTAGAAAAGTAATTGTCAAGTCAGTACGTCCAGCTGGTGAATTACTGTTTACTCATTCCTTCTTTGTGACAAATTTAGTTGATTCCTTTTCTCCTAAAGCGATCGTTCTTAGTTATCAAAAAAGAGGAACGATGGAGAACTATATCAAGGAAGCCAAGAATGGGTTCGGCTTTGATAAAATGAATAGCCACTCTTACCAAGTAAATGAAGTAAAAATGATGTTAAGTTTGTTGGCTTATAACTTAACGAACTGGTTGCGTACGCTATGTTTTCCAGAAGAACAAAAGACCATGCAAATCGATACCATACGTACACGAATTATTAAAGTTGCCAGTAAATTAGTAAAGTCAGGACGTTCCCTTTACTTTAAACTAGCCTCAAGTTTCGTGTATCAGGAATTCTTTTGGAAAGTACTTCAGCGAGTTCAAAAATTGAAATTCAATTAA
- a CDS encoding IS3 family transposase: VQRAFATVNRPLENVKLFHTDRGSEFKNVAIDELLSENEIERSLSDKGNPYDNAVAEATFKILKTELIHGEQFHSLNHLELELFDYINWYNNIRSHSALGYQSPASYRNLAPKKLFDLVLTYQNT; encoded by the coding sequence GTTCAACGCGCCTTCGCAACGGTTAATCGGCCATTAGAGAATGTAAAACTCTTTCATACAGATCGCGGATCTGAGTTTAAAAACGTAGCTATTGATGAATTATTAAGTGAAAATGAGATTGAACGTTCATTGAGCGATAAAGGAAACCCTTATGATAATGCAGTGGCAGAAGCGACATTTAAGATTCTAAAAACAGAACTAATTCATGGGGAGCAGTTCCATTCCCTTAACCACCTAGAACTTGAACTGTTTGATTATATCAATTGGTACAATAACATCCGTTCGCACAGTGCCCTGGGGTATCAAAGTCCAGCAAGTTATCGAAACTTAGCCCCTAAAAAATTGTTTGATTTAGTGTTGACATACCAAAATACCTAG
- the sda gene encoding sporulation histidine kinase inhibitor Sda, producing the protein MLGMLSDDDLLEAYNKAINCKLSKDFIELLKKEILKREITYTK; encoded by the coding sequence ATGTTAGGAATGTTAAGCGATGATGATTTATTGGAAGCCTATAACAAAGCAATTAACTGTAAACTATCTAAAGATTTCATTGAACTATTGAAGAAAGAAATATTAAAAAGAGAAATTACATATACTAAATAA
- a CDS encoding IS4 family transposase — MDKNTRLSSFGKWVAPINIKLFDEQVEKYQLDKYTKKLKTLSFTKLFLYAHLNQMESLHDLNTALADEKLQKELGFKSISVSQLSRKNRAIDPEFLSTIFLELVRLIHLKTEKRKAIRPIKIIDSSTMPLNLTRCQWAKFRKTKAGVKLHLRLVYVDQELAYPEKAIITDASEHDRNQLEILVDDKDAMYVFDRGYVDYERFDRYTDDGIFFLSRLKKNAVIREIETFNIPEGSPVTSDKMAYIGTTQKRCENVFRIIETVDSKGQLLRLITNRFDLTAEEIGDLYRSRWAIELFFKWLKQHVKIKTFFGYSEEAVHNQLFLGLITYCLSVLIQLEIKSKQTLLQITRWLKRTLWRPVHVWFSYISPKGIP, encoded by the coding sequence ATGGACAAGAATACACGATTATCTTCATTTGGTAAATGGGTTGCGCCCATAAATATAAAACTTTTTGATGAACAAGTTGAAAAGTATCAACTTGATAAGTACACAAAGAAGCTAAAAACACTCTCTTTTACTAAGCTTTTTCTTTATGCTCACTTAAATCAAATGGAAAGTCTCCATGATCTTAATACAGCACTGGCTGATGAGAAGTTACAGAAAGAACTTGGATTTAAATCAATCAGTGTCTCTCAGCTTTCTCGTAAGAATAGAGCGATAGACCCTGAGTTTTTATCAACTATCTTTCTTGAACTTGTACGTCTGATTCACCTCAAGACAGAAAAACGAAAAGCCATCCGACCGATTAAAATCATTGACTCTAGTACGATGCCACTCAATCTTACTCGTTGTCAGTGGGCCAAATTTCGAAAGACTAAAGCTGGCGTAAAACTTCACCTTAGGTTAGTTTACGTGGATCAGGAATTGGCATACCCAGAAAAAGCCATTATCACAGATGCTTCGGAACACGACCGAAACCAACTTGAAATACTCGTTGATGATAAAGACGCCATGTACGTGTTTGACCGCGGGTATGTTGATTATGAACGATTTGATCGTTATACAGATGATGGTATCTTTTTCCTATCCAGACTAAAGAAAAACGCAGTTATTCGAGAGATTGAAACGTTTAACATTCCAGAAGGTAGCCCAGTAACATCAGACAAAATGGCCTATATCGGCACAACACAAAAGCGATGTGAAAATGTGTTTCGTATTATTGAAACCGTTGATTCAAAAGGACAATTACTACGCTTGATTACCAATCGCTTCGATTTAACAGCTGAAGAAATTGGAGATCTATACCGTTCAAGGTGGGCAATTGAGCTCTTTTTCAAATGGTTAAAACAGCACGTAAAAATTAAAACTTTTTTTGGTTATAGTGAAGAAGCAGTTCACAATCAACTGTTTTTAGGACTGATTACGTACTGCCTTAGTGTACTTATCCAACTAGAAATCAAAAGTAAGCAAACACTTTTACAGATCACTCGATGGTTGAAGAGAACTTTATGGCGGCCAGTCCATGTATGGTTCAGTTATATTAGTCCCAAAGGGATTCCGTAA
- a CDS encoding DMT family transporter, producing MNDNRLSFLGVIFGIVAGAAWGLAFLIPNILSTFSALEITLGRYFMYGLSSLLIFMMYKKNPLHIPSRVWSRALLYAFTGNIGFFFFLVLGIKYAGATVTTLIIGTLPIVISFVGNLLNKEFPFKILLISACSILMGIFLLYSSGQGEVSSITVSKSSLLFGFLCCFVALALWTWYGISNANFLKKESEVSPGLFSTIVGVQTLTLVIIFLLISRLTNQQILSTLLVQDYFMHYLIGIIVLGIISSWVATWAWNQASIRLTVSMAGMMIVFETMFGLLYSYVYHATFPSILEWVSIFFILLGVTFGIWKISMYRKPEHERLVS from the coding sequence ATGAATGATAACCGTTTATCCTTTCTGGGTGTAATATTTGGAATTGTTGCAGGGGCAGCTTGGGGATTAGCATTTCTTATTCCGAATATACTTTCCACTTTTTCAGCATTGGAAATTACTTTGGGGCGCTACTTTATGTATGGCTTATCTTCTCTTCTTATATTCATGATGTACAAAAAAAATCCATTACATATTCCATCAAGAGTATGGTCTAGAGCACTGCTTTATGCTTTTACTGGAAATATCGGATTCTTCTTTTTTTTAGTATTAGGAATCAAGTATGCAGGAGCAACCGTTACCACGTTAATAATTGGAACTCTACCTATAGTTATCAGTTTTGTTGGGAATCTACTAAATAAAGAATTTCCTTTTAAAATTTTATTAATTTCTGCATGTTCAATATTAATGGGTATCTTTCTATTGTATAGCAGTGGGCAAGGAGAGGTTAGTAGTATAACTGTATCAAAAAGTAGTCTTTTGTTTGGCTTCCTATGTTGTTTCGTTGCTCTTGCCTTGTGGACATGGTATGGAATATCAAATGCTAATTTTCTCAAAAAAGAATCTGAGGTTTCTCCAGGTCTTTTTTCCACAATCGTTGGTGTCCAAACGCTAACATTAGTTATAATCTTTCTGCTTATTAGTAGGCTAACAAATCAACAAATACTGAGTACACTTTTAGTTCAGGATTACTTTATGCATTATTTGATTGGGATTATTGTTTTGGGGATTATTAGTTCGTGGGTGGCAACATGGGCATGGAATCAAGCTTCTATTCGATTAACCGTTTCCATGGCTGGTATGATGATTGTTTTTGAGACAATGTTTGGGTTACTTTATTCATATGTTTATCATGCCACTTTTCCTTCTATTTTGGAATGGGTAAGTATCTTCTTTATTCTTCTAGGTGTAACATTTGGTATATGGAAAATCAGTATGTATAGAAAACCTGAACATGAGCGATTAGTAAGCTAA